Proteins from one Sabethes cyaneus chromosome 2, idSabCyanKW18_F2, whole genome shotgun sequence genomic window:
- the LOC128738909 gene encoding guanine nucleotide-binding protein subunit beta-1-like — protein MNELEALRQEAETLKNAIRDARKVACDTSLVQATNNLEPIGRIQMRTRRTLRGHLAKIYAMHWGSDSRNLVSASQDGKLIVWDSHTTNKVHAIPLRSSWVMTCAYAPSGNFVACGGLDNICSIYNLKTREGNVRVSRELPGHTGYLSCCRFLDDNQIVTSSGDMSCGLWDIETGQQCTSFLGHTGDVMALSVSPQFRVFVSGACDASAKLWDIREGQCKQTFPGHESDINAVTFFPNGHAFATGSDDATCRLFDIRADQELAMYSHDNIICGITSVAFSKSGRLLLAGYDDFNCNVWDTLKAERAGILAGHDNRVSCLGVTENGMAVATGSWDSFLRVWN, from the coding sequence ATGAACGAGCTCGAAGCACTCAGACAGGAAGCGGAAACGCTAAAAAATGCAATACGTGATGCGCGCAAAGTAGCCTGTGATACATCGCTAGTACAGGCTACGAATAACCTGGAACCTATCGGTCGAATACAGATGCGCACAAGACGCACCCTGCGGGGTCATTTAGCGAAGATCTATGCTATGCATTGGGGCAGTGATTCACGAAATCTTGTGTCCGCTTCCCAGGACGGAAAACTGATTGTATGGGACTCCCACACGACGAACAAGGTGCACGCTATTCCGTTGCGTTCGTCTTGGGTAATGACTTGTGCGTATGCTCCATCCGGGAATTTTGTGGCCTGCGGTGGCTTGGATAATATTTGTTCCATTTATAACCTAAAAACAAGGGAAGGTAACGTCCGAGTGTCGCGTGAACTACCCGGCCACACGGGGTACCTCTCGTGCTGCCGATTTCTAGATGATAACCAAATTGTGACCAGCTCTGGTGACATGTCTTGCGGACTGTGGGATATCGAGACCGGTCAGCAGTGTACATCGTTTCTCGGACATACCGGTGACGTGATGGCATTGTCCGTTTCGCCTCAGTTCCGCGTGTTCGTTTCGGGAGCTTGCGATGCTTCCGCTAAGCTATGGGACATTCGAGAGGGTCAGTGCAAGCAAACTTTCCCGGGACACGAGAGCGATATAAACGCCGTCACATTCTTCCCGAATGGGCACGCGTTTGCGACCGGCTCCGATGACGCCACCTGTCGGCTCTTTGACATCCGAGCCGACCAGGAGCTGGCCATGTACTCTCACGATAATATCATCTGCGGCATTACCTCGGTAGCGTTTTCAAAGTCTGGCCGATTGCTCCTGGCGGGCTACGACGACTTCAACTGTAACGTTTGGGACACACTCAAAGCGGAACGGGCCGGCATTCTGGCCGGTCACGATAACCGCGTGTCCTGTTTAGGCGTCACGGAAAACGGTATGGCCGTCGCCACCGGATCGTGGGATTCTTTCCTACGAGTATGGAACTAA